A part of Desulfomicrobium baculatum DSM 4028 genomic DNA contains:
- a CDS encoding nitrogenase component 1: MANTYVSTTNACKMCTPMGAALVFKGIENAVPFLHGSQGCATYMRRYIISHYREPVDIASSALGEKSAVYGGGPNLKKGILNVMRKYDVDLVGVATTCLTETIGDDVGRYLYEFREEFSDLPLPELVHVATPSYSGTHMEGWHAAVRSLADQVVKDKAPDHGGVNLLPGFLSPADYRYLGSLGERAGVRFTMLPDLSRTMDGVIWDDYHSLPDGGTPVAEIRAMGGAAGSIEFGMSGGLAESASGVLERKFGVPARKTMIPIGLRATDRFMDTLSEFAGCDMPEKDAFDRGRLLDAMVDGHKYIFGKRAVVYGEEDFVIAMCSFLGEIGIQPVLAATGTQSDRFGKALIEALGDVCVTMPVIRSGADFKDIEEEAAELAPDLLVGHSKGYKLARAANIPLIRVGFPIHDRFGGQRILHVGYEGALSLYDMLVNAVLEKSQDDCPVGYGYL; the protein is encoded by the coding sequence ATGGCTAACACCTACGTTTCCACCACCAATGCCTGCAAGATGTGCACGCCCATGGGCGCGGCCCTGGTCTTCAAGGGCATCGAGAACGCCGTTCCCTTTCTGCACGGCTCCCAAGGCTGCGCGACCTACATGCGCCGCTACATCATCAGCCACTACCGGGAGCCCGTGGACATCGCCTCCTCTGCCCTGGGCGAGAAGAGTGCGGTGTACGGCGGCGGGCCGAACCTCAAGAAAGGCATCTTGAACGTCATGCGCAAGTACGACGTGGACCTGGTCGGCGTGGCCACGACCTGCCTGACCGAGACTATCGGCGATGATGTCGGCCGCTACCTGTACGAATTTCGTGAGGAATTTTCCGATCTGCCGCTGCCTGAGCTGGTTCATGTGGCCACGCCCAGCTACTCGGGCACGCACATGGAAGGCTGGCACGCGGCCGTGCGCTCCCTGGCCGATCAGGTGGTCAAGGACAAGGCCCCGGATCACGGCGGGGTGAACCTGCTGCCCGGCTTCCTGTCCCCGGCGGATTATCGATATCTCGGCTCTTTGGGCGAGAGGGCGGGCGTGCGCTTCACCATGCTCCCGGATCTGTCCCGGACCATGGATGGAGTGATCTGGGACGATTACCATTCCCTGCCCGACGGCGGGACGCCCGTGGCCGAGATCCGGGCCATGGGCGGGGCGGCCGGAAGCATCGAGTTCGGCATGTCCGGTGGACTTGCGGAATCGGCCTCCGGAGTGCTGGAACGCAAATTCGGTGTCCCGGCGCGAAAGACCATGATCCCCATCGGCCTGCGGGCCACGGACAGGTTTATGGATACTTTGAGCGAATTCGCGGGCTGCGACATGCCCGAAAAGGACGCATTTGACCGGGGCAGGCTCCTGGACGCCATGGTCGACGGGCACAAGTACATTTTCGGCAAGCGGGCCGTGGTTTACGGCGAGGAGGATTTCGTCATCGCCATGTGCTCCTTCCTGGGCGAGATCGGCATCCAGCCCGTCCTGGCCGCCACGGGCACCCAGAGCGACCGCTTCGGCAAGGCCCTGATCGAAGCTCTGGGCGATGTCTGCGTGACCATGCCGGTCATCAGAAGCGGCGCCGATTTCAAGGACATCGAGGAAGAGGCCGCAGAGCTCGCTCCCGACCTCTTGGTCGGACACAGCAAGGGCTACAAGCTGGCCCGCGCGGCGAACATCCCGCTCATCCGGGTCGGCTTTCCCATCCACGACCGCTTCGGCGGTCAGCGCATCCTGCATGTCGGTTACGAGGGGGCGCTGTCGCTCTATGACATGCTGGTCAATGCCGTTCTGGAAAAAAGTCAGGATGATTGTCCGGTCGGATACGGCTATCTCTAA
- the nifE gene encoding nitrogenase iron-molybdenum cofactor biosynthesis protein NifE, with the protein MNKTILEERKSQMHRIGEEPFAMACDRPSLAGAVSQRACVFCGSRVVLYPIADALHLVHGPIGCATYTWDIRGAISSGPQLHRLSFSTDLQEMDVIFGGEKKLEASLRELISLHSPKAAFVYSTCIVGLIGDDMEAVCRRVSADTGIPVLPVMSEGFKGNKREGYAAACKAMFRLVGTGDTTGISPMSVNILGDFNLAGETWIVREYFKRMGVEAVANITGDGRVDDIRRCHGAALNLVQCSGATMELAKMMEEKYGIPYQRVSYLGVEDMADSLYKVADFFADKDPDIKAKTVALVREELSVLMPKLAELRRDLEGKKVAMYVGGSFKAFSLIKAFRHLGMRVVVVGSQTGTEEDYKELAAISDPGTIIVDDANPLELAQFIKEKDVDVFVGGVKERPIAYKLGVGFCDHNHERKIALEGFIGMYNFAKEIHASVMSPVWKFMPRRAAGRVTCTTKEAVNG; encoded by the coding sequence ATGAACAAGACCATACTCGAAGAACGAAAAAGCCAGATGCACCGCATCGGCGAAGAGCCTTTCGCCATGGCGTGCGATCGCCCCAGCCTGGCCGGCGCGGTCAGTCAGCGGGCCTGCGTGTTTTGCGGTTCACGGGTGGTGCTCTACCCCATCGCCGACGCCCTGCATCTCGTGCACGGGCCCATCGGCTGCGCCACCTACACCTGGGACATCCGGGGCGCCATCTCCTCGGGTCCGCAACTGCATCGGCTCAGCTTTTCCACGGATCTGCAGGAAATGGACGTCATCTTCGGCGGCGAGAAGAAGCTCGAAGCATCCCTGCGCGAACTCATCAGCCTGCACAGCCCCAAGGCCGCCTTCGTCTATTCGACCTGCATCGTCGGCCTCATCGGTGACGACATGGAGGCCGTGTGCCGCCGCGTCTCGGCCGACACGGGCATCCCGGTCCTGCCGGTCATGAGCGAGGGCTTCAAGGGCAACAAGCGCGAAGGCTACGCCGCCGCCTGCAAGGCCATGTTCCGGCTGGTCGGCACGGGCGACACCACGGGCATCTCGCCCATGAGCGTGAACATCCTGGGAGATTTCAACCTGGCGGGTGAGACATGGATTGTGCGCGAATATTTCAAGAGGATGGGAGTGGAGGCCGTGGCCAACATCACCGGCGACGGGAGGGTGGACGACATCCGGCGCTGTCACGGCGCGGCGCTCAATCTGGTGCAGTGCTCCGGGGCGACCATGGAACTCGCCAAGATGATGGAGGAAAAATACGGCATTCCCTACCAGCGGGTATCCTACCTTGGCGTGGAGGACATGGCCGATTCCCTCTACAAGGTGGCCGATTTTTTTGCGGACAAGGACCCGGACATCAAGGCCAAGACCGTGGCCCTGGTGCGCGAGGAACTCTCCGTGCTGATGCCGAAGCTGGCCGAGCTGCGTCGCGATCTCGAAGGCAAGAAGGTGGCCATGTATGTGGGCGGGTCCTTCAAGGCCTTTTCGCTGATCAAGGCCTTCCGGCATCTCGGGATGCGGGTCGTGGTCGTCGGCTCCCAGACCGGAACCGAGGAGGACTACAAGGAGCTGGCCGCCATCTCCGACCCCGGGACCATCATCGTCGATGACGCCAACCCGCTCGAACTGGCTCAGTTCATCAAAGAGAAGGACGTGGACGTGTTCGTCGGCGGGGTCAAGGAGCGGCCCATCGCGTACAAGCTGGGGGTGGGGTTCTGCGATCACAACCACGAGCGCAAGATCGCGCTGGAAGGCTTCATTGGCATGTATAATTTTGCAAAGGAAATCCACGCCTCGGTCATGAGTCCGGTCTGGAAGTTCATGCCCCGTCGCGCTGCCGGCCGCGTGACCTGCACCACCAAGGAGGCCGTCAATGGCTAA